One Buteo buteo chromosome 5, bButBut1.hap1.1, whole genome shotgun sequence DNA window includes the following coding sequences:
- the LOC142031539 gene encoding LOW QUALITY PROTEIN: up-regulator of cell proliferation-like (The sequence of the model RefSeq protein was modified relative to this genomic sequence to represent the inferred CDS: deleted 1 base in 1 codon; substituted 4 bases at 4 genomic stop codons): MEETQQKELTEERLLSMLSMLELEMHQIRKLQLTDILEITKQSMNDQMPQTQGGLPWHLLRKKLISKMAVCQFALPLLLPPLDTYQXTLLLWAMRGTVKRXSLHPLPEGRGFKEESWVHMSMPTISFMQMGHCSFSKSKLLNTVLSPSQHHQNFFVHXEVELGDALQEIADGLVEISWHFPHRKEKSRLLPEPLPVINLRGQMRSHLVQFCFLNSVHSEGGERTGSKLTTEISSGIAHMGKDKQETLQLQGELWKNLARVEKELCRMRKLGDVATEDYKSQLTEKIQNLYILESSLGVGLFMWELGQFYKAECSMAQGREMSGQKXPVQLPDRAADLKLEGISHGAGGWRSLHQWVADVLAQLHIKLGGKSRVLVLAVLGMQSTRKSTLLNPIFGLQFPL; the protein is encoded by the exons ATGGAAGAGACGCAGCAAAAGGAACTG ACAGAAGAAAGACTTCTGTCTATGCTGTCAATGCTAGAATTGGAGATGCACCAGATCAGGAAGCTGCAGTTGACAGACATCCTTGAGATCACTAAGCAAAGCATGAATGACCAGATGCCTCAGACCCAAGGAGGTTTACCGTGGCATCTTCTGAGGAAA AAGCTCATCTCCAAAATGGCTGTGTGTCAGTTTGCTCTCCCactgctgctccctccccttGACACCTACCAGTGAACTCTCCTGCTCTGGGCCATGAGGGGCACTGTGAAGAGGTGAAGTCTGCACCCCCTGCCAGAAGGCAGAGGGTTCAAGGAGGAGAGCTGGGTGCACATGTCCATGCCAACCATCTCCTTCATGCAGATGGGGCACTGCAGCTTCTCCAAGTCCAAGCTCCTCAACACTGTTCTCAGTCCTTCCCAGCACCACCAAAATTTCTTTGTCCACTAGGAAGTGGAGTTGGGTGATGCATTGCAGGAAATTGCGGATGGGCTGGTAGAAATTTCCTGGCACTTTCCTCACAGGAAGGAGAAGTCCAGGCTCCTCCCAGAGCCTCTTCCAGTTATAAACCTTCGTGGACAGATGAGATCACACTTggtgcagttttgttttctcaacAGTGTTCATAGTGAAGGTGGTGAAAGA ACTGGAAGCAAACTGACCACAGAGATCAGTTCTGGAATAGCACATATGGGAAAGGACAAGCAGGAGACACTGCAATTGCAGGGTGAGCTCTGGAAGAACTTGGCCAGAGTAGAGAAAGAGCTGTGCCGCATGAGAAAGCTGGGAGACGTTGCCACTGAAGATTACAAATCTCAGCtgacagagaaaatacagaaccTAT ACATTTTGGAGAGCTCCTTAGGGGTGGGGCTTTTCAtgtgggagctggggcagttTTATAAGGCTGAATGTTCAATGGCCCAAGGAAGAGAAATGTCAGGA CAGAAATAACCTGTCCAACTCCCAGATAGAGCAGCTGACCTGAAGCTGGAAGGGATTTCTCATGGAGCTGGTGGATGGAGAAGCCTCCACCAGTGGGTGGCTGATGTGTTGGCTCAACTCCACATCAAGCTGGGGGGCAAGTCCAGGGTGCTGGTGCTAGCTGTGTTGGGGATGCAGAGCACAAGGAAATCCACTCTTCTCAACCCCATATTTGGCCTGCAGTTTCCTCTTTAA